AATACGGTTTCATGATCGGTCTTCTTTCTCCCTAACATCAAGACGCAAAAAAAAATTGAGATGTGATTCGCGTCACATCTCAATATAGAAATTATAAACTGAAAAAAAGTTAAAAAGAAAGAAACAGTGTAATTGATGCGCGAGGACTAGGTTTCGTAAGAAAGGATTTACAATATGGCGATGGCCAACAGGGAACAGCCCGAAAGCGACGTGACATAGGTCAGCATCCTCATGGCTTTTGCTCTTTCGTACAGCTCTTTCCAATAAAGCCGACGTTCATTTTTTTCATAACTATCCAACTTAAAATCCCTTTGAATTGGCTTGCAATTCAAAAAAAATATAGAAAAAGGAATGAAGAAGAATTATTCTTTTTTGCTGTCATTTCGAGAGGGACATAAACTAATTTAGAATTGTTTACAGTGTTTGCAAAGTGTCGAAAAACACACAGTGTTTTGAGTCACAGAAGCGTTTGTTTACTACATTTGCGGCATGATTGATGCAGAAAAAATCCGCAGTGAATTTCCGATGCTTGTGGCCGGCGACAGGGAAGAACGTCCCCTCGCTTTTTTAGACAGCACCGCGACGACGCAGAAGCCTGCGTGCGTCATCGATGCGATGGACGACTTTTACCGTGAACACTATAGTTCCGTCAAGCGTGGCGTGTACCGCTTGAGTGCCCGCACTACCGAAGCCTTCGAAGCCGCCCGCAAGAACGTGGCGAAGTTCCTGAACGCAGCAAGCGAAGATGAAATCGTGTTCACGCGCGGGACAACGGAGAGCATCAACCTGGTTGCCTGGAGTTACGGGCGCAAGTTCTTTGATGCGGGCGACGAGATTTTGATTAGCGGGTTGGAACACCACGCCAATATCGTTAGCTGGCAGATTGTCGCCGAGATGAAGGGCGCAAAAATCAAGGTTATTCCTGTCAAGGACGATGGAGATTTGGATCTAGATGCCATTCCTGCTTTGCTTTCTCCGCGCACAAAGATGGTCGCGGTCACGCATGTGAGCAATGCCGTTGGTACCGTGAATCCCATCGCCGAGATTATCGCGATCGTCAGGGCCAATGCACCGCAGGCCAAGATTCTGATTGATGGCGCACAGAGCGCAAGCCATATCAAGGTGGACGTGCAAAAGCTGGACTGCGACTTTTTCGTTTTTAGCGGGCACAAGATTTACGGCCCCACTGGAGTGGGTGTGCTTTATGGCAAGTACGCCGTGCTCGACAGCATGCCGCCGTGGCATGGTGGCGGCGAAATGATCAAGAACGTGACGTTCGAGAAGACGACCTATGCCGACGTGCCCGCCCGCTTTGAGGCCGGAACGCCTGCCATTGCCGAAGTCATCGGTTTGGGCAAGGCTATTGAATGGCTGAACCGCGTCGGTCTCGACGAAATCCGGCAGCACGAAAGCAAACTGGTAGAATATACGCTGAAACGCTTGGCTGAAATTCCGCAAGTGAAGGTGCTGGGCAACCCCAAGGAGCGTGGCGCGCTCCTGAGCGTCACGCTGGACGGCATAGCCGTGAGCGACGCCGCGATGATTCTTGACGAAGAAAACGTCGCGGTGCGCAGCGGGCACCACTGCGCACAACCTGTCATGGACAGGTTCGGCGTCGATGCCACGCTCCGCCTCAGTTTTGGCGCTTACACGCTTGAACGCGATATCGACCGGTTCGTTGCCGGAATCCAGCGCGTGCTGAGACTGTTCTCGTAACGCGACGGCTTATGTCGGGTTTGTTTTAAACTGGGGAAACTATGAACAAGATTGTTTTGAATATCGGTTGCGCATTAACGGCTTCTTTACTTGCCTGTTGCTTTTTTGTAGGTTGTGGAGACGATGGCTCTTCGGCCTCTAATGTAGAGGATGCTGTTTCAAGTTCTTCGTCTGTAGAAAACCTTTCGTTGTCTGGTGATGCTCTTTCTTCGGCCGATGCTCTGTCTGGCCCTTCTTCTGCAGGTGCTTTGACTGGTCCATCTTCGGCGGAGTCTTCTTCGTCGGTTGTGGAAAGTTCCGCTGCCGCAGCGAAACCGTCCCAGTTGTGCAAGATAAGCATGGCAACAGAAACGGGTTATCCAAACGTTGCCGTTATTTCGGCTTTTACAACGATTTGTTTGCCTTTGGATAACTGCGACACTTCTGCAGTGAATACGGGTTATGAGCACTGCATTGATGGACGCGCAACTGTCGATGGCTGCGCTGCTTCGATTAGGGCAGAAGTGGTGGAGTCTTGTGACGGCATTAGTGATGAACCGACGTGTGAAATACCCAATGGCCCTGTCTATATAAAGGGAAGGTTCAAAGCGGACTGCCCTGACATCTTGCGCTGATTAGGTTGATTCCGCTTAGAGATGTTCCTATTCCATAAATCCCGGAGGGGGCAGGTGCATGCCGGCCATCAGGAGCTTGTTGT
This genomic window from uncultured Fibrobacter sp. contains:
- a CDS encoding cysteine desulfurase, producing the protein MIDAEKIRSEFPMLVAGDREERPLAFLDSTATTQKPACVIDAMDDFYREHYSSVKRGVYRLSARTTEAFEAARKNVAKFLNAASEDEIVFTRGTTESINLVAWSYGRKFFDAGDEILISGLEHHANIVSWQIVAEMKGAKIKVIPVKDDGDLDLDAIPALLSPRTKMVAVTHVSNAVGTVNPIAEIIAIVRANAPQAKILIDGAQSASHIKVDVQKLDCDFFVFSGHKIYGPTGVGVLYGKYAVLDSMPPWHGGGEMIKNVTFEKTTYADVPARFEAGTPAIAEVIGLGKAIEWLNRVGLDEIRQHESKLVEYTLKRLAEIPQVKVLGNPKERGALLSVTLDGIAVSDAAMILDEENVAVRSGHHCAQPVMDRFGVDATLRLSFGAYTLERDIDRFVAGIQRVLRLFS